The proteins below are encoded in one region of Desulfovibrio sp. JC010:
- the ilvD gene encoding dihydroxy-acid dehydratase, which produces MRSKKMTGGLEKAPHRSLLYALGMSKDEVNRPLIGVCNASNEIIPGHVHLHNITRAVKDGVRLAGGVPMEFPAIGVCDGLAMNHAGMRYSLPSREIIADSIEIMATAHPFDALVLIPNCDKIVPGMLMAALRLNIPTIVISGGPMLAGRKDGKKVDLITVFEGVGQVKTGNMTEDELTVLEQSACPTCGSCSGMFTANSMNCLSETIGLALPGNGTIPAVMAERTRLAKAAGSQIMTLLEKDIKPRDIVTEKSLKNAVTMDMALGCSTNTVLHLPAIFNEAGLKLDLTVFDEISRNTPNLCKLSPAGPDHIEDLNTAGGIQGVMAELSKSGRIELDPLTVTGKSVGDNLKELNAGITDHKIVRPVDDPYSKEGGIAVLFGNIAEDGCVVKQSAVAPEMMKRTCNAKVYNSEEEAVEAILGNQIVKGDAVVILYEGPKGGPGMREMLTPTSAIAGMGLGADVALITDGRFSGGTRGAAIGHVSPEAASGGAIGLVRTGDVIEIDIPGRSINVKLDEAELEKRRAAFKPIEKEMPSAFLKRYSQNVTSASTGAVYKK; this is translated from the coding sequence ATGAGAAGTAAAAAAATGACTGGAGGGCTGGAGAAGGCCCCGCACCGTTCCCTACTTTACGCACTGGGCATGTCCAAGGATGAGGTCAACCGTCCGCTGATCGGCGTATGTAACGCATCCAATGAAATTATTCCCGGCCACGTGCACCTGCACAACATCACCCGTGCGGTAAAAGACGGCGTTCGTCTGGCTGGCGGTGTGCCCATGGAATTCCCGGCCATCGGCGTCTGTGATGGTCTGGCCATGAACCACGCGGGCATGCGTTACTCCCTGCCCAGCCGTGAGATCATTGCCGACTCCATCGAGATCATGGCCACCGCGCATCCCTTTGACGCGCTGGTGCTCATCCCCAACTGTGACAAGATCGTACCCGGTATGCTCATGGCCGCCCTGCGGTTGAACATCCCGACCATCGTTATCAGCGGCGGTCCCATGCTCGCAGGCCGCAAAGACGGCAAAAAAGTCGACCTGATCACCGTATTTGAAGGTGTTGGTCAGGTTAAGACCGGAAACATGACTGAAGACGAACTTACCGTACTTGAGCAGAGTGCCTGCCCCACTTGCGGTTCCTGTTCCGGCATGTTCACCGCCAACTCCATGAACTGCCTTTCCGAGACCATCGGTCTGGCCCTGCCCGGCAACGGTACCATTCCCGCTGTCATGGCTGAGCGCACCCGCCTTGCCAAGGCTGCGGGTTCCCAGATCATGACTCTGCTCGAAAAGGACATCAAACCGCGCGACATCGTCACTGAGAAAAGTCTCAAGAACGCGGTAACCATGGACATGGCTCTGGGCTGCTCCACCAACACCGTGCTGCACCTGCCCGCCATTTTCAACGAAGCAGGTCTCAAGCTAGACCTGACCGTATTTGACGAAATCAGCCGCAACACACCCAATCTGTGCAAGCTTTCCCCGGCAGGTCCCGACCACATTGAAGACCTGAACACAGCAGGCGGCATTCAGGGCGTTATGGCCGAACTTTCCAAATCCGGCCGTATCGAACTTGACCCGCTGACAGTTACCGGTAAGTCTGTAGGTGACAACCTCAAGGAATTAAACGCCGGAATCACCGACCATAAAATAGTACGTCCGGTTGACGATCCCTACTCAAAAGAAGGCGGTATCGCGGTTCTATTCGGTAACATTGCCGAAGACGGCTGCGTTGTTAAGCAGTCCGCAGTGGCTCCTGAAATGATGAAACGCACCTGCAACGCAAAGGTCTACAATTCCGAGGAAGAAGCAGTAGAAGCGATCCTCGGCAATCAGATCGTCAAGGGCGATGCCGTGGTTATCCTTTATGAAGGCCCCAAAGGCGGCCCCGGTATGCGTGAAATGCTGACCCCCACCTCCGCTATCGCAGGTATGGGTCTTGGCGCAGATGTGGCCCTGATCACTGACGGACGTTTTTCCGGCGGTACCCGCGGCGCGGCCATCGGCCACGTTTCCCCGGAAGCTGCTTCCGGCGGTGCTATCGGGCTGGTCCGGACCGGAGATGTAATTGAAATCGACATCCCCGGACGTTCCATCAACGTGAAGCTCGATGAAGCTGAACTTGAAAAACGTCGCGCTGCATTCAAGCCCATTGAAAAAGAAATGCCCTCCGCATTCCTCAAACGCTACAGCCAGAACGTAACTTCAGCATCAACCGGTGCTGTTTATAAAAAGTAA
- a CDS encoding ABC transporter permease: MLGLFFRLIGRGIRDMGLHPWANIFTLVAVTMVSILAGLFMLTLHNVNQELLKSKGQVEIQIFWVANTPAEDYEKQWADLKNIEGLKDIRTFTPENALKQLSEALSDSDDFSWLGESRNPLPPTALLSFSVEPGVENERWAADLLHDLKALPFVDKVHYNPLQIDLARGWISLTQSIVWPIIGFLGLIVALVVGNTMRLSLMTRKDEIEILYLVGARQWFIRLPLLTGGALLGLVGSSTALGILYAAQQFFADILNFPPLFMKLTFLPPEQCLILAGTVTLIGMLSSFVAVKN; the protein is encoded by the coding sequence ATGTTAGGTCTCTTTTTCAGGCTCATCGGCCGGGGTATCCGCGATATGGGGCTGCACCCGTGGGCCAACATCTTCACCCTTGTGGCCGTGACCATGGTTTCAATCCTTGCCGGGCTGTTCATGCTCACCCTGCACAACGTCAATCAGGAACTGCTCAAAAGTAAAGGACAGGTGGAAATCCAGATTTTCTGGGTCGCCAACACCCCGGCTGAAGATTATGAAAAACAATGGGCCGACCTAAAAAACATCGAAGGGCTCAAAGATATCCGTACCTTCACCCCGGAAAACGCCCTCAAGCAGCTTTCCGAAGCACTCAGCGACAGTGACGATTTTTCATGGCTCGGCGAATCGCGCAATCCCCTGCCTCCCACCGCATTGCTCTCTTTTTCAGTGGAACCGGGAGTGGAAAATGAACGCTGGGCCGCTGATTTATTACACGACCTTAAAGCACTTCCCTTTGTGGACAAGGTGCATTACAATCCCCTGCAGATTGACCTTGCAAGGGGCTGGATCAGCCTGACCCAATCCATAGTCTGGCCTATCATCGGCTTCCTCGGACTCATTGTCGCACTCGTTGTCGGCAACACCATGCGCCTTTCGCTAATGACCCGCAAAGACGAAATAGAAATCCTCTATCTCGTTGGCGCCAGACAATGGTTTATCCGCCTTCCGCTCCTCACCGGAGGGGCACTGCTCGGACTTGTCGGAAGTTCTACAGCCCTAGGTATCCTATACGCTGCCCAGCAATTTTTCGCAGATATCCTGAATTTTCCGCCCCTATTCATGAAACTGACCTTCCTGCCCCCGGAACAATGCCTTATACTGGCAGGAACCGTCACCCTGATCGGAATGCTGAGCAGCTTTGTGGCTGTTAAGAATTAA
- the ftsE gene encoding cell division ATP-binding protein FtsE, with amino-acid sequence MIRLNRLSYNFGSNWALKDISLHIEKGEFIFLTGHSGAGKTTLMRLLYGALPLTRGQASVAGYDLHNIKRNQIPMLRRKLGVVFQDFKILPERSVYENVSLALTVRSMPKSVVDKRVRAIIRALGLEKKSYSKCGSLSGGEQQRVAIARAMVVNPKLIIADEPTGNLDFELSLHLMDVFKQFHTHGTTVVMATHSREILRCVPDARIIHLEDGQLSEPPEFLTSELCKC; translated from the coding sequence ATGATCCGGCTGAACCGTCTTTCATACAACTTCGGCTCCAACTGGGCTTTAAAAGATATTTCCCTGCATATAGAAAAAGGGGAATTCATCTTTCTGACCGGGCATTCCGGAGCAGGCAAGACTACGCTCATGCGACTTCTTTACGGTGCCCTGCCGCTCACCCGCGGTCAGGCATCCGTTGCCGGGTACGACCTGCATAATATCAAACGCAACCAGATTCCCATGTTGCGCCGCAAGCTGGGTGTGGTCTTTCAGGATTTTAAAATTCTGCCTGAAAGATCGGTATACGAAAACGTATCTCTCGCCCTGACCGTGCGCAGCATGCCGAAATCTGTGGTTGATAAAAGGGTCCGGGCCATCATCCGCGCTCTCGGTCTTGAAAAGAAAAGCTATTCCAAATGCGGCTCCCTTTCCGGCGGCGAACAGCAGCGGGTGGCAATCGCCCGGGCCATGGTGGTCAATCCCAAACTGATCATTGCCGACGAACCCACCGGAAACCTCGACTTTGAACTTTCCCTGCATTTGATGGACGTATTCAAGCAATTTCATACCCATGGCACCACCGTTGTCATGGCCACACACAGCCGGGAAATCCTGCGCTGCGTACCTGATGCACGGATCATCCACCTTGAAGACGGCCAGCTCAGCGAACCGCCCGAATTCCTGACCTCGGAGCTGTGCAAATGTTAG
- a CDS encoding pyridoxal phosphate-dependent aminotransferase, translating into MKISERLMRAKPSATLAVNAKAQELRAQGKEIVSLAVGEPDSPTPEHVCEAMKKAVDDGFHRYTAVPGLPELRTAVANYYGKFYGAKAVADNTIVSNGGKHSLYNLFMALIDPGDEVLIPAPYWVSYPAMVELAEGKPVIVPTTAESGFLAEIKDLEAACTPKTKLLILNTPSNPTGGHYPQAQLDEIANWAKSKGIFIVSDEVYDRLVYKPADYSTLANFWEKNPEDVAIVGALSKSFAMTGWRVGTTLAHADLVKAMSKIQGQSTSNVNTMAQKAALAAFEGPWDLIDDMCVKFQRRRDLAYDIITSWPGVICPKPDGAFYLFPVLDGFYTEETPDSASMCTKILEEAGVALVPGSAFGDDRCIRFSYAVDDEVLKNSLEKIGKVLMGK; encoded by the coding sequence ATGAAAATTTCTGAAAGACTTATGAGGGCAAAGCCGTCGGCAACTCTGGCTGTTAACGCCAAGGCACAGGAACTGCGTGCACAGGGTAAGGAAATCGTAAGCCTCGCGGTTGGCGAACCTGACTCCCCCACACCGGAACATGTCTGCGAAGCCATGAAAAAAGCTGTTGATGACGGTTTTCATCGCTACACCGCTGTTCCGGGGCTCCCCGAACTGCGTACAGCTGTAGCCAACTATTACGGTAAATTTTACGGCGCAAAAGCCGTGGCAGATAATACCATTGTCAGCAACGGCGGTAAGCATTCCCTCTATAACCTGTTCATGGCCCTCATTGATCCGGGCGATGAGGTGCTCATTCCTGCTCCTTACTGGGTCAGCTATCCGGCCATGGTTGAGCTGGCCGAAGGTAAGCCGGTGATCGTACCCACAACCGCTGAATCCGGTTTTCTGGCCGAGATTAAAGACCTCGAAGCAGCATGCACTCCTAAAACCAAGCTGCTGATCCTGAACACCCCCTCCAACCCCACCGGTGGGCACTACCCGCAGGCACAGCTGGATGAAATCGCCAACTGGGCCAAGTCCAAGGGTATTTTCATTGTTTCCGATGAAGTTTATGACCGTCTGGTTTACAAGCCTGCGGACTATTCCACCCTTGCCAATTTCTGGGAAAAGAACCCTGAAGATGTAGCCATCGTGGGCGCGCTTTCCAAGAGCTTCGCCATGACCGGCTGGCGTGTTGGTACCACTCTGGCCCATGCCGATTTGGTTAAGGCTATGTCTAAAATTCAGGGCCAGTCTACTTCAAACGTGAACACCATGGCCCAGAAGGCCGCACTGGCAGCTTTTGAAGGTCCGTGGGATCTCATTGATGACATGTGCGTAAAGTTTCAGCGCCGTCGTGACCTTGCTTACGATATTATCACCTCATGGCCCGGTGTTATCTGCCCCAAACCGGACGGAGCCTTCTATCTCTTCCCGGTTCTGGACGGTTTTTACACTGAAGAAACCCCGGATTCCGCTTCCATGTGCACCAAGATTCTGGAAGAAGCCGGAGTGGCTCTGGTGCCCGGTTCCGCTTTCGGTGATGACCGCTGTATCCGTTTTTCCTACGCCGTTGACGACGAAGTTCTCAAAAATTCACTGGAAAAAATCGGCAAAGTGTTGATGGGAAAATAA
- a CDS encoding glucose-6-phosphate isomerase: MAANILDWTDSWYERLDSESHCDSAAGIAARFSGEVAEGKLPFCSMPFMASLLHDLDGLEDYVKSFDHMLLLGIGGSALGARALQKAFFPQQDQPGHEGPWLWIADNVCAKTLDAYLEKLPLEKTLVAVVSKSGGTIETISQYFLVRDKLKQDLGDKWNRNLLFVTDKEKGFLREQADEFSVRTLEVPDFLGGRYSVLSAVGLLPAMFMGIDYRSMVEGASAVLSPLASPDLNGDTLNNHPAFKLACWASGLMTEGYNELIFFSYIPQWACFGQWFAQLWAESLGKDGKGSQPLPAIGATDQHSVNQMFLDGPRNKGCLFLTCPSLPDGAAFPDDIPDNFAYLKGKTFGELIHAEGLGTKMALSANKVPLIEMQMGDDSEEAAGRLMGLLMAATIFTGWLIEINPIDQPAVEMGKLLAKARLGADGLQKEKDSLNSFLNTKREEQEF; encoded by the coding sequence ATGGCTGCCAACATTCTTGATTGGACCGACAGCTGGTACGAAAGACTTGATTCCGAATCCCATTGCGACAGTGCAGCGGGTATTGCCGCAAGATTCAGCGGAGAAGTTGCCGAAGGTAAACTGCCCTTCTGCTCCATGCCTTTTATGGCTTCCCTGCTTCACGATCTGGACGGCCTTGAAGATTATGTAAAAAGTTTCGACCACATGCTTCTGCTGGGCATCGGCGGTTCCGCCCTCGGCGCAAGAGCCCTGCAGAAAGCTTTCTTCCCGCAGCAGGACCAGCCCGGACATGAAGGTCCGTGGCTCTGGATTGCGGACAACGTCTGCGCCAAGACCCTTGACGCCTATCTCGAAAAACTTCCCCTTGAAAAAACTCTGGTGGCGGTTGTCTCCAAATCCGGCGGCACAATCGAAACCATCAGCCAGTATTTCCTCGTCCGTGATAAACTTAAGCAGGATCTCGGTGACAAATGGAACCGCAATCTCCTTTTCGTAACCGATAAGGAAAAAGGATTTTTGCGCGAGCAGGCCGATGAATTTTCCGTGCGCACCCTAGAAGTACCGGATTTTCTCGGCGGACGTTATTCCGTGCTGTCCGCCGTAGGGCTGCTTCCGGCCATGTTCATGGGCATTGATTATCGTTCCATGGTGGAAGGTGCTTCGGCTGTGCTCTCGCCGCTGGCCTCACCCGACCTCAACGGCGACACCCTGAATAACCACCCCGCATTCAAGCTGGCCTGCTGGGCTTCCGGTCTGATGACTGAAGGTTACAACGAACTTATTTTCTTTTCTTACATCCCGCAATGGGCCTGCTTCGGACAGTGGTTCGCTCAGCTCTGGGCCGAAAGTCTGGGTAAGGACGGCAAGGGCAGCCAGCCTCTTCCGGCTATCGGGGCCACGGACCAGCATTCCGTAAACCAGATGTTTCTGGACGGCCCGCGCAACAAAGGCTGCCTGTTTTTGACCTGCCCGTCACTTCCAGATGGTGCTGCTTTCCCGGACGATATCCCGGACAACTTCGCCTATCTTAAAGGTAAAACATTCGGTGAACTGATCCATGCCGAAGGGCTGGGCACCAAGATGGCACTTTCCGCCAACAAGGTTCCGCTGATTGAAATGCAGATGGGCGATGATTCCGAAGAAGCTGCCGGACGTTTGATGGGACTCCTCATGGCTGCAACCATCTTCACCGGCTGGCTGATCGAGATTAATCCCATTGACCAGCCTGCTGTTGAGATGGGTAAGCTTTTAGCAAAAGCCCGCCTCGGTGCAGACGGATTGCAAAAAGAAAAAGACAGTTTGAATTCTTTCCTGAATACTAAGAGAGAAGAGCAGGAATTTTGA
- a CDS encoding integration host factor subunit alpha, whose amino-acid sequence MATGNTLTKASVVDYIYEKTDRNRAEIKELVESILDIMKQAVKRDHAMLISGFGKFEAYDKNARKGRNPQTNEAITLPARKVVVFRLSRKFRAELNG is encoded by the coding sequence ATGGCTACCGGAAACACCCTTACTAAAGCCAGCGTTGTTGACTACATCTACGAAAAGACTGACCGGAACAGAGCTGAGATCAAGGAACTGGTTGAATCCATCCTCGACATCATGAAGCAGGCCGTGAAAAGAGATCACGCCATGCTGATCAGTGGTTTCGGTAAATTTGAAGCTTACGACAAAAATGCTCGTAAGGGCCGCAATCCCCAGACCAACGAAGCGATCACCCTGCCCGCGCGCAAGGTCGTTGTTTTCAGACTGTCTCGTAAGTTCAGAGCTGAACTGAACGGATAA
- a CDS encoding HIT family protein: MSNQDCIFCKIVAGEIPCFKIYETDKVLSFLDIGPVNKGHALVIPKQHCENIWDLPAELGQEIITAAQLAGDAIVKSTGADGLNLIMNNNEAAGQLVFHAHFHLIPRFKDDGFAHWGQSEYESMDEASALAQKIEKMITG, translated from the coding sequence ATGAGCAATCAGGATTGTATTTTTTGTAAGATTGTGGCCGGGGAGATCCCCTGCTTCAAAATTTATGAAACAGATAAGGTGCTCAGTTTTCTGGATATCGGGCCGGTCAATAAAGGACATGCTCTGGTTATCCCCAAGCAGCACTGTGAGAACATCTGGGATCTGCCAGCTGAACTCGGGCAGGAGATCATCACCGCCGCCCAGCTGGCCGGGGACGCCATTGTAAAGTCCACCGGGGCTGACGGGTTGAACCTGATTATGAATAATAATGAAGCGGCAGGGCAGCTTGTGTTCCATGCCCACTTTCATCTCATCCCCAGATTTAAGGATGACGGCTTTGCCCATTGGGGTCAGAGCGAATATGAAAGTATGGATGAAGCATCCGCCCTTGCCCAAAAGATAGAAAAGATGATAACAGGATAA
- a CDS encoding elongator complex protein 3, whose product MRTTIFKHPEPAHPKTRIWPVFMPFMGCPSKCIYCSQDRQTGAGTKTLNEIYQDIAQEIPEFFLKKDRPPLELAFFGGTFTALPFEWQQRFIKLAAEFKKQGFLTKVRCSTRPDCIDADQLKELRSSGLDMIELGIQSFSAEVLRRSARNYSPQTAAKACGTVRDCGLSLGIQLLPGLPGTKRGDFQHDISRTIELSPDAVRIYPCLTVKGTGLEKLYRAGKYTPWSLSRTEEELSPALLRLWMHKIHVIRIGVAHEDGFEESIVAGPLHPALGQIIRSKALYLYLRSRIAMHGSTPEHLVVPQKYSGELWGHKASLKPLYAKLNISPAKIIFAAVDIFKFIYK is encoded by the coding sequence ATGCGCACCACTATTTTCAAACACCCGGAACCGGCACATCCCAAGACACGTATATGGCCGGTTTTTATGCCTTTTATGGGCTGCCCATCCAAATGCATCTACTGCTCGCAGGATCGGCAGACTGGAGCTGGAACCAAAACATTAAACGAAATATATCAGGATATTGCACAAGAAATTCCAGAGTTTTTCTTGAAAAAGGACCGCCCCCCCCTTGAACTTGCCTTTTTCGGCGGCACTTTTACTGCTCTGCCTTTTGAATGGCAGCAACGTTTTATCAAGCTGGCTGCGGAATTTAAAAAACAGGGTTTTCTGACCAAAGTTCGCTGCTCAACCCGTCCGGACTGCATTGATGCCGATCAGCTTAAAGAATTGCGCTCATCAGGGCTCGATATGATCGAACTGGGTATCCAGAGTTTTTCAGCAGAAGTCCTGCGCCGTTCGGCCCGGAATTATTCTCCGCAAACCGCCGCCAAAGCCTGCGGTACAGTGCGCGACTGCGGCCTTTCGCTGGGAATTCAGCTGCTGCCCGGTTTGCCGGGAACAAAGCGCGGAGATTTTCAGCACGACATCAGCCGGACCATCGAACTCTCACCCGACGCCGTACGCATCTATCCCTGCCTGACCGTAAAAGGAACCGGACTGGAAAAACTTTACCGGGCCGGAAAATACACTCCGTGGTCGCTAAGTCGCACTGAAGAGGAGCTGTCCCCGGCCCTGCTCCGTCTATGGATGCACAAAATCCACGTCATCCGCATAGGTGTGGCCCATGAGGATGGATTCGAAGAAAGTATTGTTGCCGGGCCGCTTCATCCTGCACTGGGCCAGATAATCCGTTCCAAAGCACTCTATTTATATCTGCGCTCCCGCATTGCCATGCACGGCTCAACTCCCGAACATTTAGTTGTCCCGCAAAAATATTCCGGCGAACTTTGGGGCCACAAAGCCAGTCTGAAACCGCTTTACGCCAAGCTCAACATTTCTCCTGCCAAAATCATTTTTGCAGCGGTCGATATTTTCAAGTTTATCTATAAATAA
- a CDS encoding FAD-dependent oxidoreductase codes for MSTLSAEEKYRNFIPEESREYLEKLFADFKRPVTIEVYTADGEHREYNEFTLNICRAFNVLSDKVELREYAMDSEMAKNRNIIATPTVLISPDEYDIRFLGAPAGEEGRALVEAINLASKGVDGISDHTQEILDPLEEDRLIKIFASPTCPYCPGQAINAFKAAVARPDKISAWNVSTLDNENMAREYNVGSVPHTNINDQVDFMGLEPEDKFMLQLLFLKPLEEVIEEQKAMKTSKPDDTVYEDIDLVIIGGGPAGMSAGIYAKRSGMSCIILEKQGVGGQVALTPKVENYPGFTQIQGFELVDILGAHAREYTEIEQFAEVKEVKHGPRIEITTEDKTYRAKGVMLATGVNVRMLGVPGEDKHYGHGVSYCATCDGNFYKGGKALIVGGGNTALTDALHLKHLGIETTIVHRRDKFRAEKVLQDSVEREGIEIIWDAQVTEIIGEDQVESARIVKKDGTEIIHDTDVVFVAIGHTANTELAEKLGCELRDDGFIKVDPTQRTSVERVYAAGDVTGGVRQIITATGQGAAAALTAFDDFTRLFDDTQEVTKNIW; via the coding sequence ATGAGCACTCTGAGTGCTGAAGAAAAATACCGCAATTTCATTCCTGAAGAGAGCCGCGAATATCTTGAAAAGCTTTTTGCCGATTTTAAACGGCCCGTTACCATTGAGGTCTACACTGCAGACGGCGAACATCGTGAATACAACGAATTCACCCTGAATATCTGCCGGGCCTTCAATGTGCTCAGCGACAAAGTTGAACTGCGTGAATATGCCATGGACAGCGAAATGGCTAAAAACCGCAATATCATCGCCACCCCCACAGTGCTTATTTCCCCGGATGAATACGATATCCGTTTTCTCGGTGCTCCCGCAGGGGAGGAAGGCCGCGCTTTGGTTGAAGCAATCAATCTCGCCTCCAAAGGAGTGGATGGGATTTCCGATCACACACAGGAAATACTTGATCCCCTTGAAGAAGACAGGCTGATCAAAATCTTTGCCAGCCCCACCTGCCCTTACTGCCCCGGACAGGCCATCAATGCCTTTAAGGCCGCCGTCGCAAGGCCGGACAAAATTTCAGCATGGAATGTCTCCACCCTTGATAATGAAAACATGGCCCGCGAATATAATGTCGGTTCTGTCCCGCATACCAACATAAATGATCAGGTTGATTTCATGGGACTGGAGCCGGAAGATAAATTCATGCTTCAGCTGCTCTTCCTCAAACCTCTCGAAGAAGTCATTGAAGAGCAGAAGGCCATGAAAACGTCTAAACCCGACGACACTGTCTACGAAGACATTGATCTGGTCATTATCGGCGGCGGGCCTGCCGGGATGAGTGCCGGAATCTACGCCAAACGCAGCGGCATGAGCTGCATCATCCTTGAGAAACAAGGTGTGGGCGGACAGGTGGCTCTTACTCCCAAAGTGGAAAATTATCCCGGATTCACCCAGATCCAAGGCTTTGAGCTGGTTGATATTCTCGGTGCCCATGCCCGCGAGTACACGGAGATAGAACAATTCGCAGAGGTCAAGGAAGTTAAGCACGGACCGCGCATCGAGATCACTACTGAAGACAAAACCTACCGGGCCAAAGGCGTCATGCTTGCCACCGGGGTCAACGTGCGCATGCTAGGCGTTCCGGGCGAAGATAAACATTACGGTCATGGGGTCAGCTATTGCGCTACCTGCGACGGCAACTTTTATAAGGGCGGCAAGGCTCTCATTGTCGGCGGCGGCAACACCGCGCTTACCGATGCCCTGCACCTCAAGCATCTGGGTATTGAAACCACCATCGTACATCGTCGCGACAAATTCCGGGCCGAGAAAGTTCTGCAGGATTCCGTTGAACGCGAAGGAATTGAAATCATCTGGGATGCTCAGGTAACCGAGATTATCGGCGAAGATCAGGTGGAATCAGCCCGTATCGTCAAGAAGGACGGCACTGAGATCATTCACGACACCGATGTGGTCTTCGTTGCCATCGGCCATACCGCCAACACCGAGCTGGCCGAAAAACTGGGTTGCGAACTGCGTGACGACGGATTCATCAAGGTCGATCCCACCCAGCGCACCAGCGTTGAACGGGTTTACGCAGCAGGTGACGTAACCGGAGGCGTGCGCCAGATCATCACCGCCACCGGGCAGGGAGCTGCCGCTGCACTGACCGCGTTTGATGATTTCACCAGGCTCTTTGATGATACCCAGGAAGTAACTAAGAATATTTGGTAA